Proteins co-encoded in one Sulfurimonas sp. HSL1-2 genomic window:
- a CDS encoding glycosyl transferase, with amino-acid sequence MADFFQNGVITSLQRVGGRSLEAMEKDLEHMSERRKMVLLLPALYSEFETPAMHTIIEELKHVRYLHRIILGLDRATREQFLEVKKLMVQLPCEVEILWNDGPRIQELYAELTREGFPCLKDPGKGRNVWTMIGYGLTGEENYAFALHDCDIVNYSREIVARLFYPIVHPALDYEFNKGYYSRVTNKLHGRVTRLFYTPLIHALEKVMGTNRYLEYMDSFRYALSGEFAFIRSLGRGIAISPTWGLEVSTLSEVYKNTSNRRICQTEIMDTYEHKHQDLGNKAEGGGVYKMAGDIAKALFRVMAQEGIVFTESHFKTLLATYFQESRFEISKYVALSKLNGLEYNREKEISAVEAFQDAIEEAAKEFFENPLGVPSMSPWITVRSVLPEFSEKFARAVALDAQEA; translated from the coding sequence ATGGCTGACTTTTTTCAAAACGGGGTGATCACGTCACTGCAACGGGTAGGGGGCAGAAGCCTTGAAGCGATGGAGAAGGACCTTGAACACATGTCCGAACGCCGCAAAATGGTCCTGCTGCTTCCCGCACTCTACAGCGAGTTCGAGACCCCGGCGATGCATACGATCATCGAAGAGCTCAAGCATGTCCGCTACCTGCACCGCATCATCCTCGGCCTTGACCGCGCGACCCGCGAACAGTTTCTCGAAGTCAAAAAACTGATGGTCCAGCTGCCGTGCGAAGTGGAGATCCTCTGGAACGACGGCCCGCGCATCCAGGAGCTCTACGCGGAGCTGACCCGCGAAGGGTTCCCCTGCCTGAAAGATCCGGGCAAGGGGCGCAACGTCTGGACGATGATCGGTTACGGCCTGACGGGGGAGGAGAACTACGCCTTTGCCCTGCACGACTGCGACATCGTCAACTACTCGCGCGAGATCGTTGCCCGCCTTTTTTACCCCATCGTCCACCCGGCCCTGGACTACGAGTTCAACAAAGGGTACTACTCCCGGGTGACGAACAAGCTCCACGGCAGGGTGACGCGCCTCTTTTACACCCCGCTGATCCATGCCCTGGAGAAGGTGATGGGCACGAACCGATACCTCGAGTACATGGACAGCTTCCGCTACGCGCTCTCCGGGGAGTTCGCCTTTATCCGCTCGCTGGGGCGCGGGATCGCGATTTCACCGACCTGGGGGCTGGAGGTCTCGACGCTCAGCGAGGTCTACAAGAACACCTCCAATCGCCGCATCTGCCAGACGGAGATCATGGATACCTACGAGCATAAGCACCAGGACCTCGGCAACAAGGCGGAGGGCGGCGGCGTCTACAAGATGGCCGGCGACATCGCCAAGGCGCTCTTCCGGGTGATGGCACAGGAGGGGATCGTCTTTACCGAGTCGCATTTCAAGACCCTGCTGGCGACCTATTTCCAGGAGTCGCGTTTCGAGATCTCCAAGTACGTGGCGCTCTCCAAGCTCAACGGCCTGGAGTACAACCGCGAGAAGGAGATCAGCGCCGTCGAAGCCTTCCAGGACGCTATCGAGGAGGCGGCCAAGGAGTTCTTCGAAAATCCGCTCGGCGTACCGTCGATGTCCCCGTGGATTACCGTCCGATCGGTGCTGCCGGAGTTCTCGGAGAAGTTCGCCCGTGCCGTCGCCTTGGATGCGCAGGAGGCGTAA
- a CDS encoding sugar phosphorylase yields MIQYEPHSIRERLTVLYTPEDADNAYKGIRELINGYRERITSYDYHLSEKDAILITYGDQVQSPPEPPLKELNDFLVSHIDGLVNAVHLLPFYPYSSDDGFSVVDYKAVDPHCGSWSEVEQLGTHFRLMFDAVINHVSQFSDWFKKYLEGDPDYANFFIDADPTQDLSSVVRPRTSPLLHEFKDAEGRIRYIWTTFSRDQVDLNYANYKVLLAVLDALFFYIEKGATLLRLDAIAFVWKEIGTPSVHLPQTHELIQLMREVLHKVAPEVIIITETNVPHQENISYFGSGDDEAQMVYNFALPPLLAHSVLTGSPAKLLAWARTLTLPSDKVCFFNFTASHDGVGLRPVSELLDIEDIAALEAAAKRSGGLVSYRANADGTQSPYELNCSYIDLLTPPDADDAVRAKRMLLTQAVALAMPGVPGIYFHSLFGSRNYLEGVKMTGINRSINREKFNSNWLDEQLQKEGGLERRVYLAYKRLLSIRINETAFDPFGPFIFLDLHPSLFCLQRESRELDSHILAVHNFSGETVRFHLPDYLELPATECISNIYVTSETLQIESYGVMWIKCRIDVEAFEACCNQALPIINEKEFE; encoded by the coding sequence ATGATCCAGTACGAACCGCATTCGATACGGGAGCGTTTGACGGTCCTCTACACGCCCGAAGACGCGGACAACGCCTATAAGGGCATCCGGGAGCTGATCAACGGCTACCGCGAACGGATCACCTCCTATGACTATCACCTCAGCGAGAAAGATGCCATTCTCATTACCTACGGCGACCAGGTGCAGAGTCCGCCCGAACCGCCGCTCAAAGAGCTCAACGACTTCCTGGTGTCGCATATCGACGGGCTCGTCAACGCGGTGCACCTGCTGCCGTTTTACCCCTACTCCTCCGATGACGGCTTCTCCGTGGTCGATTACAAGGCGGTCGACCCGCACTGCGGCTCCTGGAGCGAGGTGGAACAGCTGGGCACCCATTTCCGCCTGATGTTCGATGCGGTCATCAACCATGTCTCGCAGTTCTCCGACTGGTTCAAGAAGTACCTCGAGGGCGACCCCGACTATGCGAACTTTTTTATCGATGCCGATCCCACCCAGGACCTGAGTTCCGTCGTACGGCCGCGCACCTCGCCGCTGCTGCACGAGTTCAAAGACGCCGAGGGGCGGATTCGCTATATCTGGACGACCTTCAGCCGGGACCAGGTCGACCTCAACTATGCCAACTACAAGGTACTGCTGGCCGTGCTCGACGCGCTCTTCTTCTACATCGAAAAAGGGGCGACGCTGCTGCGGCTGGATGCGATCGCTTTCGTCTGGAAGGAGATCGGTACGCCCAGCGTCCACCTCCCGCAGACCCACGAACTGATCCAGTTGATGCGGGAGGTGCTGCACAAGGTCGCCCCCGAAGTCATCATCATCACCGAGACGAACGTGCCGCACCAGGAGAACATCTCCTACTTCGGCAGCGGCGACGACGAGGCACAGATGGTCTACAACTTCGCGCTCCCCCCGCTGCTGGCGCATTCGGTCCTGACGGGGAGCCCGGCCAAGCTGCTCGCCTGGGCGCGCACACTGACGCTGCCCAGCGACAAGGTCTGCTTCTTCAACTTCACCGCCTCGCACGACGGGGTGGGGCTACGGCCCGTGAGCGAGCTCCTTGACATCGAGGATATCGCGGCCCTGGAGGCGGCGGCGAAACGTTCGGGCGGCCTGGTCTCGTACCGGGCGAATGCCGACGGTACGCAGAGCCCCTATGAGCTCAACTGCAGCTACATCGATCTGCTCACACCGCCGGATGCGGACGATGCCGTCCGGGCGAAGCGGATGCTGCTGACCCAGGCCGTGGCCCTTGCGATGCCCGGAGTGCCGGGGATCTACTTCCACTCGCTGTTCGGTTCGCGCAACTATCTCGAGGGTGTCAAGATGACGGGCATCAACCGCTCCATCAACCGCGAGAAGTTCAACTCCAACTGGCTCGACGAGCAGCTGCAGAAGGAGGGCGGGCTGGAGCGCCGGGTCTACCTGGCCTACAAACGGCTGCTCTCCATCCGGATCAACGAGACGGCCTTCGATCCCTTCGGGCCGTTCATTTTCCTCGATCTGCACCCGTCGCTTTTCTGTCTCCAGCGCGAGAGCCGCGAACTGGACAGCCATATCCTGGCCGTCCACAACTTCAGCGGCGAGACGGTCCGGTTCCATCTGCCCGATTACCTTGAACTACCTGCGACGGAGTGCATCAGTAACATCTATGTAACGTCGGAGACACTGCAGATTGAAAGTTACGGAGTGATGTGGATAAAATGCCGTATCGATGTCGAGGCGTTCGAGGCGTGCTGCAACCAGGCGCTGCCCATCATCAATGAAAAGGAGTTTGAATGA
- a CDS encoding HAD-IIB family hydrolase has protein sequence MSDSPHYIVFTDLDATLLDHETYSHSAAQPAIDYLIREEIPLVFVTSKTQPEAVKLQEKLGLCAPFIVENGGAIFIPRCCSRFYGADHEADYEVITLGAAYDACTNLLDNLKTRFRLRGFSHMHHDEVAERTGLQSESAVMAKTRYCSEPFIMEDESLLDDLIAAVSAEGFMITKGGRFYHLIGRNQSKGSAVEALLERAEASTGIRFRSIALGDSENDFSMLQSVDIPVLIPKHDGSYAAISLPNLIKAPYPGPRGWNAVLQELFGVA, from the coding sequence ATGTCTGATTCGCCGCACTACATCGTTTTCACTGACCTAGATGCCACACTGCTTGATCACGAAACCTACTCGCATTCGGCGGCGCAGCCCGCGATCGACTACCTGATACGTGAAGAGATACCGCTGGTTTTCGTGACCAGCAAAACGCAGCCTGAAGCCGTCAAACTCCAGGAGAAACTGGGACTCTGTGCCCCCTTCATCGTGGAGAACGGCGGGGCGATCTTCATCCCGCGTTGCTGCAGCCGCTTTTACGGCGCAGATCATGAGGCTGATTACGAGGTGATTACCCTCGGGGCGGCCTATGACGCCTGTACGAACCTGCTGGACAACCTGAAAACCCGCTTCCGCCTGAGAGGTTTTTCGCATATGCACCATGACGAGGTGGCCGAACGGACGGGACTGCAGAGCGAAAGCGCCGTGATGGCGAAAACGCGCTACTGCTCCGAACCCTTTATTATGGAAGACGAGAGCCTGCTTGATGACCTGATAGCGGCCGTTTCGGCCGAGGGTTTCATGATCACCAAGGGGGGGCGCTTTTACCATCTTATCGGGCGGAACCAGAGCAAGGGGAGTGCGGTCGAAGCACTGCTCGAGCGCGCCGAGGCGTCGACGGGGATCCGTTTCAGATCCATCGCGCTGGGAGACAGTGAAAACGATTTCTCGATGCTGCAGAGTGTCGATATCCCAGTGCTTATTCCCAAGCACGACGGCAGCTATGCCGCTATCAGCCTGCCCAATCTCATCAAGGCGCCCTATCCGGGGCCCAGAGGCTGGAATGCCGTTTTGCAGGAGCTTTTCGGTGTTGCCTGA
- a CDS encoding TIGR01458 family HAD-type hydrolase, producing MNTSIIRGVLCDIGGVLYEGDTPYPGAVEAVARLKARYPVRFLTNTTQKTGAEVVAKLQRMGFAITASEVITALDVTKAYLTERQSRATFLLTDAAEAFFDDLPDAPCRCVVVGDAQENFTYTRFNEAFRTLMEGGELLAAAKNRYFKDHGGRLSMDAGGFVAALEYASGKTATVIGKPSSAFYRLACAQMGITPEAAVMIGDDVESDVGGAQAAGLQGILVETGKYAPADLARGITPDAVFPSLAAISL from the coding sequence ATGAACACTTCGATCATCAGAGGCGTCCTGTGCGATATCGGCGGTGTGCTTTACGAAGGCGACACCCCCTATCCCGGCGCCGTCGAAGCAGTCGCGCGGCTCAAAGCGCGCTATCCCGTCCGCTTCCTGACCAACACGACCCAGAAGACGGGTGCGGAAGTGGTCGCAAAACTGCAGCGGATGGGATTTGCGATCACGGCCTCGGAAGTGATCACCGCCCTGGACGTCACCAAAGCGTACCTTACCGAACGCCAAAGCCGGGCAACCTTCCTCCTCACGGACGCCGCCGAGGCGTTTTTCGACGACCTGCCCGACGCCCCCTGCCGCTGTGTCGTCGTCGGCGACGCCCAGGAAAACTTCACCTATACACGCTTCAATGAAGCCTTCCGTACCCTGATGGAAGGCGGCGAGCTCCTTGCCGCGGCGAAAAACCGCTATTTCAAAGACCACGGCGGCCGCCTCAGTATGGATGCCGGCGGCTTCGTCGCGGCCCTGGAGTACGCGTCGGGGAAAACGGCAACGGTCATCGGCAAACCGAGCAGCGCCTTCTACCGTCTGGCCTGTGCGCAGATGGGCATCACGCCCGAGGCGGCGGTCATGATCGGCGACGACGTCGAAAGCGATGTCGGCGGTGCGCAGGCGGCGGGCCTGCAGGGCATCCTCGTCGAGACGGGAAAATACGCACCCGCCGACCTCGCACGCGGCATCACCCCCGATGCCGTCTTCCCCTCCCTCGCCGCGATCAGCCTCTGA
- the ald gene encoding alanine dehydrogenase, with protein sequence MKIGVPKEVKTEEYRVAVTPSGVKELVKNGHTVYVQTSAGEGSGFSDDDYAAAGAELLEGAAAVFDAAELIVKVKEPIAQEYPLFKEGQTLFTYLHLAADEAQTKFLLEKKIKAYAYETLKVDRRLPLLEPMSEVAGKMAAIMGGFYLGRYQGGRGILPGGVVGTPRADVMILGGGVAGLSAAQVAAGMGAKVTILDINLARLHYLNDVLPANVSTLYSTTDAIESLLPKTDIVIGTVLIPGAKAPKLITKEMLSIMQEGSVLIDVSIDQGGCFETSRATTHTEPTYVVDGVVHYCVANMPGAYPRTSTMALTNATLPYLLKLAEFGGEEAYVKFPLLHSALNTYDGKLTNLAVAEAHGLEYCEL encoded by the coding sequence ATGAAAATCGGCGTGCCAAAAGAAGTTAAAACAGAAGAGTACCGGGTGGCGGTGACGCCTTCGGGGGTCAAGGAGCTGGTCAAAAACGGCCATACGGTCTATGTGCAGACCAGTGCGGGCGAGGGCAGCGGCTTCAGCGATGATGACTATGCCGCGGCCGGTGCCGAACTGCTGGAAGGCGCCGCGGCCGTCTTCGACGCGGCGGAGCTTATTGTCAAGGTCAAGGAGCCGATCGCGCAGGAGTACCCCCTGTTCAAGGAGGGGCAGACCCTCTTTACCTACCTGCACCTGGCCGCGGACGAAGCGCAGACCAAATTCCTGCTGGAGAAGAAGATCAAGGCCTACGCCTACGAGACGCTCAAGGTGGACCGCCGTCTGCCGCTGCTCGAGCCGATGAGTGAGGTCGCCGGGAAGATGGCGGCGATCATGGGCGGCTTCTACCTGGGACGCTACCAGGGCGGCCGGGGTATCCTGCCCGGCGGGGTTGTCGGGACGCCGCGTGCCGACGTCATGATCCTCGGCGGCGGTGTCGCCGGGCTCTCCGCGGCCCAGGTCGCGGCGGGGATGGGGGCGAAGGTGACGATCCTCGACATCAACCTTGCGCGCCTGCACTACCTTAACGACGTGCTTCCTGCCAACGTCAGCACCTTGTACAGTACGACCGACGCCATCGAGTCGCTGCTGCCGAAGACGGACATCGTTATCGGTACGGTGCTGATCCCGGGGGCAAAGGCCCCGAAGCTGATCACGAAGGAGATGCTCTCTATCATGCAGGAGGGCAGTGTGCTGATCGACGTCTCCATCGACCAGGGCGGCTGTTTCGAAACCTCCAGGGCGACGACACACACCGAACCGACCTACGTTGTCGACGGGGTCGTGCACTACTGCGTCGCCAATATGCCGGGGGCCTACCCGCGCACCTCGACAATGGCGCTCACGAACGCGACACTGCCCTACCTGCTGAAACTGGCGGAATTCGGCGGCGAAGAAGCGTACGTGAAGTTCCCGCTGCTGCACAGTGCGCTCAATACCTATGACGGTAAGCTCACCAACCTGGCCGTCGCCGAAGCGCACGGGCTCGAATACTGCGAGCTGTGA
- a CDS encoding HAD hydrolase-like protein — MKYKLVIFDFDGTLADSFPFFLHAVNALAEKHHFRKIDPEQVETLRHYDAKRIIRQLRIPLWKVPMVAAVFRKRMAQNVGDIPMFPAVTEMLHTLSEQGITLSLVTSNSHENVLKILGKENTGLLRYPQYGTSLFGKASKLKTILRKSGLAAEEAIYIGDEIRDLNAARAVNMDFGAVTWGYTKGDALMEHSPSAMFNRVGEIAEKLAH; from the coding sequence GTGAAGTACAAGCTCGTCATTTTCGATTTCGACGGTACCCTTGCCGACTCTTTTCCCTTTTTCCTGCACGCCGTCAACGCCCTGGCGGAAAAACACCATTTCAGAAAAATAGACCCGGAACAGGTCGAGACCCTGCGGCACTATGATGCGAAACGCATCATCAGGCAGCTCCGTATCCCCTTATGGAAAGTGCCGATGGTCGCCGCCGTTTTCAGGAAGCGGATGGCACAGAATGTCGGCGATATTCCCATGTTTCCCGCGGTAACGGAAATGCTGCACACCCTGTCGGAACAGGGCATCACCCTCAGCCTCGTCACGAGCAACTCGCACGAAAATGTCCTGAAAATCCTGGGAAAGGAAAATACGGGGCTGCTGCGCTACCCGCAATACGGTACAAGCCTGTTCGGAAAAGCGTCCAAGCTGAAAACCATCCTGCGAAAGAGCGGCCTGGCCGCGGAAGAGGCCATCTATATCGGTGACGAGATCAGGGACCTGAACGCCGCACGGGCCGTCAATATGGATTTCGGTGCCGTTACATGGGGGTATACGAAAGGGGATGCCCTGATGGAGCACTCCCCTTCAGCGATGTTCAATCGTGTCGGGGAGATTGCGGAGAAGCTGGCGCACTGA
- a CDS encoding DUF4147 domain-containing protein has translation MPELAALFEAAVDAVMPQQMLPERMQLHDGMLCIDDREFDLERYRRLYLCGAGKAALPMAEACEGILGARIAGGVIVTPEAERPLRYCRYVHSTHPIPSEESVAAAEQLMAQFAAAEEGDLILFLLSGGTSALIEKPQPPVTLEAMAETTRLLLENGCSIEETNSVRKHLSMIKGGRLAQMTKATVIVLVISDVIGDDLETIGSAPLYCDRSTYAGVTAMLKEKGLFERLPATVRDVLAEGERGAIAETPTEPLPGVTHLMIGSNKQALEAAAACGVEHGRDVRVVETPIEGDVEAAAAAFCRRFEMLPPGTLLLQGGETTVTVSGNGKGGRNQHFALHCLKRLKTNIGYDIICAGTDGIDGNSDAAGARISDALYRQCTPGEIDDALARFDSNTFFAEKAALIKTGYTGTNVMDVVLAYKGEENG, from the coding sequence TTGCCTGAGCTCGCAGCCCTCTTCGAGGCGGCGGTCGATGCGGTGATGCCGCAGCAGATGCTCCCGGAGCGGATGCAGCTTCATGACGGGATGCTCTGCATTGATGACAGAGAGTTCGACCTGGAACGCTACCGCCGCCTCTACCTTTGCGGTGCGGGCAAAGCGGCACTGCCGATGGCCGAAGCGTGCGAGGGCATTCTGGGGGCACGCATCGCCGGCGGGGTGATCGTCACGCCCGAAGCGGAACGTCCGCTGCGCTACTGCCGCTACGTCCACAGCACCCATCCCATCCCTTCCGAAGAGAGCGTTGCGGCGGCAGAGCAGTTGATGGCGCAGTTCGCGGCGGCGGAAGAGGGGGACCTGATCCTTTTTCTGCTCAGCGGCGGCACCTCCGCGCTGATTGAGAAACCGCAGCCGCCGGTGACGCTGGAAGCGATGGCGGAGACGACCAGGCTGCTGCTGGAGAACGGCTGCAGCATCGAGGAGACGAACAGTGTGCGCAAGCATCTCTCCATGATCAAAGGGGGGCGGCTGGCGCAGATGACGAAGGCGACCGTGATCGTGCTGGTCATCTCCGACGTCATCGGGGACGATCTCGAAACCATCGGGTCGGCCCCGCTCTACTGCGACCGCAGCACCTATGCCGGCGTCACGGCGATGCTGAAGGAGAAGGGGCTGTTTGAGAGGCTCCCTGCCACGGTACGCGACGTCCTGGCGGAGGGGGAGCGCGGTGCCATTGCCGAAACGCCGACGGAACCGCTGCCGGGCGTGACGCATCTGATGATCGGCAGCAACAAGCAGGCGCTGGAAGCCGCGGCGGCCTGCGGCGTGGAGCACGGCCGGGACGTCCGGGTCGTCGAAACCCCCATCGAGGGGGACGTCGAAGCAGCGGCCGCGGCATTCTGCCGCCGCTTCGAGATGCTGCCGCCGGGTACCCTGCTGCTGCAGGGCGGCGAAACGACGGTGACGGTCTCGGGCAACGGAAAAGGGGGACGGAACCAGCATTTCGCGCTTCATTGTTTGAAACGTTTAAAAACAAATATCGGTTACGATATCATATGTGCCGGTACCGACGGGATCGACGGCAATTCGGATGCGGCCGGGGCCCGCATCTCCGACGCGCTCTATCGGCAATGCACTCCCGGGGAGATCGACGACGCCCTGGCACGTTTCGACTCCAACACGTTTTTCGCCGAGAAAGCGGCACTCATCAAGACCGGCTACACCGGCACCAATGTCATGGATGTGGTATTAGCTTACAAAGGAGAGGAAAATGGCTGA
- a CDS encoding ankyrin repeat domain-containing protein, producing the protein MTETTLTWLAANDYDAGNLDLQGSYGNTALMKAAREGNAAIVRELLDAGADIMLKNVDGNTALWLSCFGENPEVVSMLIDAGIELDTANVNGVTSLMYAASSGKEAMVKMLVDAGADVAIKNPDDFTALDLAVTPKILRLLRKK; encoded by the coding sequence GTGACCGAAACCACACTGACATGGCTGGCGGCGAACGACTACGACGCCGGGAACCTTGACCTTCAGGGCAGCTACGGCAATACCGCCCTGATGAAGGCCGCCCGCGAAGGCAATGCCGCGATCGTGCGCGAACTGCTCGACGCCGGCGCGGACATCATGCTCAAGAACGTCGACGGCAATACCGCGCTGTGGCTCTCCTGCTTCGGCGAGAACCCCGAGGTCGTCTCCATGCTCATCGACGCGGGCATCGAGCTTGATACGGCGAACGTCAACGGCGTCACCTCCCTGATGTACGCCGCTTCCAGCGGCAAAGAGGCGATGGTGAAAATGCTCGTGGACGCGGGTGCCGACGTCGCCATCAAGAACCCCGACGACTTCACGGCCCTCGACCTCGCCGTCACCCCGAAGATCCTCCGTCTGCTGCGGAAGAAATAA
- a CDS encoding glutaminase yields MDYQAVLNEIAEEIKPYLGEGKVADYIPALAEVDPQQFGMTLTMFDGTQYSVGDADTHFSIQSISKVFTFTLALDAYGYDLYRRVGREPSGNPFNSLVQLEYEHGIPRNPFINAGAINVTDALISHYGSVALTSKEILGFIREIAGNGMIESDKIVTESEMQHGYRNRALANLMKSFGNLDNDVLEVVHTYFEHCAIAMNTRTLSRAMLYLANHGEDPITGKKFITPQQAKRINAVMLTCGHYDASGDFAFHVGLPGKSGVGGGIVAVIPKKLSLCVWSPALNEQGNSLAGTKALELFTSKTGLSIF; encoded by the coding sequence ATGGACTACCAGGCCGTACTGAACGAGATTGCCGAAGAGATCAAACCGTATCTCGGTGAGGGGAAAGTCGCCGATTATATCCCCGCCCTGGCGGAAGTCGACCCGCAGCAGTTCGGGATGACGTTGACAATGTTCGACGGGACGCAATACAGCGTCGGGGACGCCGATACCCACTTCTCGATCCAGAGCATCTCCAAGGTCTTTACCTTCACGCTGGCGCTCGACGCCTACGGCTATGACCTCTACCGCCGCGTCGGCCGCGAACCCTCCGGAAACCCCTTCAACTCATTGGTCCAGCTCGAATACGAACACGGCATCCCCCGCAACCCCTTTATCAATGCCGGGGCCATCAACGTTACCGACGCACTGATCTCGCACTACGGTTCCGTGGCCCTCACCTCCAAAGAGATCCTCGGGTTTATCCGGGAGATCGCCGGCAACGGGATGATCGAAAGCGACAAGATCGTTACGGAGTCGGAGATGCAGCACGGCTACCGTAACCGCGCACTGGCAAACCTGATGAAGAGTTTCGGCAACCTCGACAATGATGTTCTGGAAGTCGTGCATACCTATTTTGAGCACTGCGCCATCGCGATGAACACCCGCACGCTGTCGCGTGCCATGCTCTACCTCGCCAACCACGGCGAAGACCCTATTACGGGCAAAAAATTCATCACCCCGCAGCAGGCGAAGCGGATCAACGCCGTCATGCTTACCTGCGGCCACTACGACGCTTCGGGCGATTTCGCCTTTCATGTCGGTCTGCCCGGCAAAAGCGGTGTCGGCGGGGGGATCGTCGCCGTTATTCCGAAAAAGCTGAGCCTCTGTGTCTGGTCGCCGGCACTGAACGAACAGGGCAACTCCCTGGCGGGCACGAAAGCGTTGGAGCTCTTTACCAGTAAAACAGGATTGTCGATCTTTTAG